From Chryseobacterium sp. H1D6B, a single genomic window includes:
- a CDS encoding aromatic amino acid ammonia-lyase: MKISSFLELNDFQKIIVENEKIELDDLLVNRVEASFQFLKEFSKNKIIYGVNTGFGPMAQFKINNEDTHQLQYNLIRSHSSGIGNPLSPQEVKACMLARLNTLSLGNSGVHHSVVFLLKELINRDVTPLIFEHGGVGASGDLVQLAHLALVLIGEGEVFYKGERRSTKEVFEIEGLEPIQVEIREGLALMNGTSVMSGIGAVNAYKASQLTEISIKLSCAINEIVQAYDDHLSEALNGTKRHAGQQKIAAKMRTHLSDSQLIRKREDHLYTNFEEQEEVFKDKVQEYYSLRCVPQILGPVLDTLENVENVLENEINSANDNPIINVKDQHVYHGGNFHGDYISLEMDKLKLVVTKLTMLAERQLNYLLNSKINEILPPFVNLGKLGFNFGMQGVQFTATSTTAESQMLSNSMYVHSIPNNNDNQDIVSMGTNAAVICRKVIENAFEVLTIEAITIVQAVEYLGFQDKVSSSTKELYDEIRNIIPAFSDDMVMYPYLENVKKYLMAM, translated from the coding sequence ATGAAAATAAGTAGCTTTTTAGAACTGAATGATTTTCAAAAGATCATTGTTGAAAACGAAAAAATAGAACTGGATGACCTGCTTGTGAATAGAGTAGAAGCAAGTTTTCAGTTTTTGAAAGAGTTTTCAAAGAATAAGATTATATATGGTGTAAACACAGGTTTTGGGCCCATGGCGCAGTTCAAAATCAATAATGAAGACACCCATCAGCTGCAGTATAATCTAATCAGAAGCCATTCTTCCGGAATTGGAAATCCATTAAGCCCTCAGGAAGTGAAAGCCTGTATGTTGGCGAGATTAAATACTTTGTCGCTTGGAAATTCTGGAGTTCATCATTCTGTTGTTTTTCTTCTTAAAGAATTGATCAATAGAGACGTTACCCCGCTTATTTTTGAACACGGAGGCGTTGGAGCAAGTGGAGATCTTGTGCAGCTGGCACATCTGGCTTTAGTATTGATCGGTGAAGGAGAGGTTTTTTATAAAGGAGAAAGAAGATCTACGAAAGAGGTTTTTGAAATTGAAGGGCTAGAACCCATACAAGTTGAGATCCGTGAAGGACTGGCATTAATGAACGGAACTTCCGTGATGTCGGGAATTGGAGCGGTGAATGCTTATAAAGCCAGCCAATTAACTGAAATTTCTATAAAGCTGTCATGTGCAATTAATGAGATTGTCCAGGCGTATGATGATCATTTATCCGAAGCTTTAAACGGAACAAAGAGACATGCGGGACAGCAGAAAATTGCGGCAAAAATGCGTACTCATTTGTCAGACAGCCAATTGATCAGAAAAAGAGAAGATCATCTTTATACCAATTTTGAAGAACAGGAAGAAGTATTTAAAGATAAAGTACAGGAATATTATTCATTAAGATGTGTTCCGCAGATTTTGGGCCCTGTTTTGGATACATTAGAGAATGTAGAAAACGTTCTTGAAAATGAAATTAATTCAGCGAATGACAATCCAATAATCAATGTAAAAGACCAGCATGTATATCACGGCGGAAATTTCCATGGAGATTATATTTCGCTGGAGATGGACAAGCTTAAATTGGTCGTTACGAAACTCACAATGCTTGCAGAGAGACAGCTGAATTATCTTTTAAATTCTAAGATCAATGAAATCTTGCCGCCTTTTGTAAATTTAGGTAAATTAGGATTCAATTTTGGAATGCAGGGCGTTCAGTTTACGGCTACCTCTACCACGGCTGAAAGTCAGATGTTATCAAATTCTATGTATGTCCATAGTATTCCGAATAATAATGATAATCAGGATATCGTTAGTATGGGAACCAATGCTGCTGTCATCTGCCGAAAAGTGATTGAAAATGCTTTTGAGGTCTTGACAATTGAAGCGATTACCATTGTACAGGCTGTAGAATATCTTGGTTTTCAGGATAAAGTATCATCTTCTACCAAAGAACTGTATGATGAGATAAGAAATATTATACCTGCTTTCTCAGATGATATGGTAATGTATCCATACTTGGAGAATGTAAAGAAATATTTAATGGCAATGTAA
- a CDS encoding NAD(P)/FAD-dependent oxidoreductase — translation MSKEFVDVLVIGAGPSGCVSSSYLKKNNINVKVVEKTKFPRLVVGESLIPRVMDHFEEAGLFPALDKMGFEKKLGARFLRGSEVCLFDFSDKFGEGWDWTWQVPRADFDMTLAQEVINKGVDLEFETEVVDIKFNGTDSITTVKNKNGETKEIHAKFVIDSSGYGRVLPRLLDLEKPSKLSPHSAIFSHVKDTNREEGTEGTLISFDIIETEVWLWVIPFSNGNTSVGIVGPTDYIEKLSENGDPAEALRKAISLSDYYVKRFGNVDFLFDPRHLKDYSCSVKKLFGDGFALTGNASEFLDPVFSSGMAFATESGMLAAKLAIRQLNGETIDWQKEYSDYILYGVDVFTTYVKEWYTGNLQELFFHRPENEDVKRKICAVLAGYVWNKDNPFVRKHDTVIKNLANLIKTEKLKQE, via the coding sequence ATGAGCAAAGAATTTGTCGATGTTCTTGTAATCGGAGCCGGACCCTCAGGATGCGTGTCTTCTTCCTATCTAAAGAAAAATAATATCAACGTAAAAGTTGTTGAGAAAACAAAATTCCCAAGACTGGTTGTAGGCGAGAGTTTGATTCCCAGAGTGATGGATCATTTTGAAGAAGCGGGGCTATTTCCTGCTTTAGATAAAATGGGCTTTGAAAAAAAATTGGGAGCCCGTTTTCTCCGCGGCAGTGAAGTATGTCTTTTCGACTTTAGTGATAAATTCGGGGAAGGCTGGGACTGGACATGGCAGGTTCCTAGAGCTGATTTTGATATGACTTTAGCACAAGAGGTTATTAATAAAGGGGTTGATCTGGAATTTGAAACAGAAGTTGTTGATATAAAATTCAACGGAACTGATTCTATCACTACCGTAAAAAACAAAAATGGAGAAACGAAAGAGATCCATGCAAAGTTTGTGATAGACTCAAGCGGCTATGGAAGAGTTCTACCACGATTGTTAGATCTTGAGAAACCTTCTAAACTCTCTCCCCACTCTGCTATTTTTTCCCATGTAAAAGATACAAACAGAGAAGAAGGAACCGAAGGCACTTTGATTTCTTTTGATATTATTGAAACAGAGGTATGGCTCTGGGTCATTCCTTTTTCTAATGGAAACACCAGCGTAGGCATTGTAGGCCCTACAGACTATATTGAAAAATTATCTGAAAACGGAGATCCAGCCGAAGCTTTGAGAAAAGCCATTTCTCTTTCGGATTATTATGTAAAACGTTTCGGAAATGTAGATTTTCTTTTTGACCCCAGACATTTGAAAGATTATTCCTGCTCCGTCAAAAAATTATTCGGTGACGGATTTGCATTGACGGGAAATGCCTCAGAATTTCTAGATCCTGTTTTTTCATCCGGAATGGCTTTTGCTACAGAATCCGGAATGCTGGCTGCAAAACTGGCCATCAGACAATTAAACGGGGAAACAATCGACTGGCAGAAAGAATATTCAGATTATATATTATACGGCGTAGACGTTTTCACTACTTATGTAAAAGAATGGTACACCGGAAATCTTCAGGAATTATTTTTCCACAGGCCGGAAAATGAAGATGTAAAAAGAAAAATATGCGCAGTGTTAGCAGGCTATGTATGGAATAAAGACAATCCATTCGTTAGAAAACATGATACTGTCATCAAAAATCTGGCAAATCTTATTAAAACAGAAAAATTAAAGCAAGAATAA
- a CDS encoding AMP-binding protein — protein sequence MEFYPSIEKSDVQEIKKFQESKLKELLIYLENNSPFYQKLFKEKNISIDAVQSLEDLQKIPTTTKDDLQQYNQDFFCIPNDKIVDYSTTSGTLGDPVTFGLSDADLERLAYNEAISFACAGIQKGDVVQMITTIDKRFMAGLAYFLGLRKMGASVVRMGPGIPELQWDSIFRFKPKYLITVPSFLLKMIDYAEKHGLDYKNSSVQGAVCIGESIKNQDFTDNILSEKIKEKWNIKLFSTYASTEMSTAFTECEFQIGGHHHPELIITEILDDNENPVQEGQSGELTITTLGVEAVPLLRFKTGDIVKAHYEPCRCGRNTMRLGPVVGRKQQMIKYKGTTLYPPAMTDILNDFNNIACYQIVIQSNEIGLDEIIIKVSTEKESENFVNEVRDHFRAKLRVSPKIEVIDFETLSKAVYNPVSRKPLTFIDLR from the coding sequence TTGGAATTTTATCCATCAATCGAAAAATCAGATGTTCAGGAGATTAAGAAATTTCAGGAGTCCAAGCTTAAGGAACTCTTAATTTATCTTGAAAATAACTCACCGTTTTATCAGAAACTTTTTAAAGAAAAGAATATCTCGATTGATGCTGTTCAGTCTTTAGAAGATCTTCAGAAAATCCCTACGACCACGAAAGATGATCTGCAGCAGTATAACCAGGACTTTTTTTGTATTCCTAATGATAAAATTGTTGATTACAGCACCACTTCAGGGACGTTGGGAGATCCGGTGACTTTTGGTTTGTCAGATGCAGATCTTGAAAGGCTGGCTTATAACGAAGCCATTTCTTTCGCCTGTGCAGGAATACAGAAGGGAGATGTAGTACAGATGATTACTACTATCGATAAAAGATTTATGGCTGGCCTGGCTTATTTTTTAGGATTAAGAAAAATGGGTGCAAGTGTTGTAAGAATGGGACCCGGAATTCCTGAACTTCAATGGGATTCTATTTTTAGATTTAAGCCGAAGTATTTAATTACTGTTCCGTCTTTTCTGTTAAAAATGATAGATTATGCCGAAAAGCACGGCCTGGATTATAAAAACTCTAGTGTTCAAGGAGCGGTTTGTATCGGAGAAAGCATTAAAAATCAAGACTTCACGGATAATATTCTTTCTGAAAAGATCAAAGAAAAATGGAATATCAAGCTTTTTTCTACTTATGCTTCTACAGAAATGAGTACCGCTTTTACAGAATGTGAATTTCAGATCGGCGGGCATCATCATCCGGAATTAATCATCACCGAAATTCTTGATGATAATGAAAACCCAGTGCAGGAAGGACAAAGCGGAGAACTGACGATTACAACACTAGGCGTGGAAGCAGTTCCTCTGCTGAGGTTTAAAACAGGAGATATTGTAAAAGCACATTATGAACCCTGCCGATGCGGAAGAAATACAATGAGGCTGGGACCTGTGGTCGGGCGAAAGCAGCAGATGATTAAATATAAAGGAACAACTTTATATCCGCCGGCAATGACTGATATTTTAAATGATTTTAATAATATCGCATGTTATCAGATTGTAATTCAGTCTAATGAAATAGGATTGGATGAAATTATCATCAAAGTGAGCACAGAAAAAGAATCAGAAAATTTCGTGAACGAAGTAAGAGACCATTTTAGGGCAAAATTAAGGGTAAGTCCTAAGATTGAAGTTATAGATTTTGAGACTCTCTCTAAAGCTGTTTACAATCCAGTAAGCAGAAAACCACTTACTTTTATTGATTTAAGATAA